One genomic segment of Tiliqua scincoides isolate rTilSci1 chromosome 6, rTilSci1.hap2, whole genome shotgun sequence includes these proteins:
- the CDKN1B gene encoding cyclin-dependent kinase inhibitor 1B, with protein MSNVRLSNGSPTLERMEGRPAEPPKPSACRSLFGPVDHDALARELRRHRRQLEEAGRRRWNFDFQRHRPLQGRYEWLAVAPDALPAFYSRPPRIGPAAQQQRHPGGPGGSALGRAQGLPREEGGAAAVETEPAAQRKRPASGDCSPRNKRANTTEEAVSEDSPSVSSVEQTPKKSSPRRDQT; from the exons ATGTCCAACGTGCGCCTCTCCAATGGGAGCCCGACGCTGGAGCGGATGGAGGGCCGGCCGGCGGAGCCCCCCAAGCCCTCGGCCTGCCGCAGCCTCTTCGGCCCGGTGGACCACGACGCGCTAGCCCGCGAGCTGCGCAGGCACCGCCGCCAGCTGGAGGAGGCCGGCCGCCGCCGGTGGAACTTCGACTTCCAGCGCCACCGGCCCCTGCAGGGCAGGTACGAGTGGCTCGCCGTGGCCCCCGACGCCCTGCCCGCCTTCTACAGCCGCCCGCCCCGGATCGGCCCGGCGGCGCAGCAGCAGCGGCACCCGGGGGGGCCCGGCGGCTCCGCGCTCGGACGCGCTCAGGGACTCCCGCGAGAGGAGGGGGGCGCCGCCGCTGTGGAGACGGAGCCCGCCGCGCAGAGGAAGCGACCCGCCTCGGGAG ATTGCTCTCCTCGAAACAAAAGAGCCAACACAACAGAAGAAGCTGTTTCAGAAGATTCTCCCAGTGTCAGCTCAGTGGAACAAACACCCAAGAAATCCAGCCCAAGACGGGATCAAACGTAA